Genomic segment of Hydra vulgaris chromosome 08, alternate assembly HydraT2T_AEP:
tcttttaccGTTTTAAACTCTATTggttcttttaaatttatctttttttctttgattgtgAAAACACGTGTCTTAAGTTAGATTACATGTTACTTGCTCATTGAGTAACAGGTAATGTAGTAATATAGGTTTATACACCATGCATTAGAGCTTTGGAGTTTagctttttttatggtttttaagttTCGCActatttagtttataatatgtaatatggaatctgtaaaatatataatataaataatgttaaaaaagtaacaaataataaataaataatgaaatatataataagaactaaaagattttttctcaAAACCTCAAGATCAGATCAGTCTTGccattaatataaacatattcaACTCAATCTCTTGATTTgacaaaacaaagttatttaatttaagtaaaaatctttcccaaaaaatttaatttatattttaaaagcatttatttccactctaaattaattatgtttttgtAGAAATAACTTCTCTTATATTCTGTTAGACGTAGATTTAAAcgtaattaaaacttttcaggTGCAATAAATGAAATCACAAAATAGGTcgtttgtgtgtgtgtgagtgagCATACATgaataatattatcattatttattgttttttaaaccactTCTGTTTTGGTTTCTTgtcgtatttttttattttttacacccTTTtgtttgtaatcattttttttttatataataattttttggtttatcAAAGCTCTTATTTCCTTTTGGTCTATTTTTCGTCTTTTTTGTTAGTTTCGTTTATTTGCTCTTCTCTCCCATTAATCTCGTTTGTTTGCTTCTTTTCTTCATTCTTACTTTCTtcctttttattatcattattttctttttcatcttcgttattttcttttttttcttcctcattgttgtttactttgtttttttcgtCCTTTTCAATagtattttcttcttttttattatcatcattttcttttttatctttattgtaTTCGTTTATTTCTTCCtcgattttatttgttttgtttttttcttccttttctATATCTTcgtttttgttataattattttcttgtttattttcgttgttgacttttttttcttccctaatgttgtttgctttttttttatcttctttttcagTAAgattttcttccttttttttattatcattttcttCGTTTACTtcgttgtttacttttttttctttctcactGTTGCTTGTTTCATTTCTTTCTTCTTCTTTAATATTACTTTCTTCCTTTTTATTAtcatgattttcttttttatctgtGTTGCTTTCCTTTTTTTCTTCCTCAATTTTGTTGGTTTcgtttctttcttctttttcaatAGGACGTTCTTCCTTTCTAAtatcattaatttcttttttatcttcgTTGTTAAGATTTCTTTCTTTATCAATATtgatagtttcatttttttcttctttttcaatattattttcttcCTTTTTACTGTCATCGTTTTcctttttatcattgttttcttttttttcttcctcaaagtgtttttcttttgtttcttcCTTAAAATTGCAAACCTTTTTCATTCCTTCTTCTTtggttttattttcttcttttttattatcacttttttcttttttattttcgttatttacatttttgtcttccttaattttgtttatttcttttttttcttcctttttaatattattttcattttctttattgtcactatctttcttatttttatcttcGCTGTCTTCGTTTATTTTTCCATCATCTTCTTTCTTATCTtcgttgttttcttttttatcttcgttgttttcctttttatcttcattcttttcttttttatcttcaCCGTTTTCTGTCTTATCTTCgttattttcctttttcttttcgtcattttctttcttttcttcattcttttcttttttatcttcaCCGTTTTCTGTCTTATCTTCgttattttcctttttcttttcgtcattttctttcttttcttcattgttttcttttttatctttgttgttttcttttttatcttcaCCGTTTTCTGTCTTATCTTCGTTATTTTCCTTTTTCGTATCgtcattttctttcttttcttcattgttttcttttttatctttgttgttttcttttttatcttcaCCGTTTTCTGTCTTATCTTCGTTATTTTCCTTTTTCGTATCgtcattttctttcttttcttcattgttttcttttttatctttgttgttttcttttttatcttcaCCGTTTTCTGTCTTATCTtcgttattttcttttttattttcgtcaTTTCCCTTTTTATCTtcattcttttcttttttaacttccTTAATATTATTTCcttgtttttcttcatttatattGTCAACATTAGTCGACtcattctctctttttttttcattctcaaaactaatttctttttcgtaatttttttcgttaactttatttttttcattctcattGTTCTTTTGATTCTTTTCATCTAACTCCTTCTTAATATCAACAttttcttctttgtttttttcttcacttttttcTTTCTCATTGCTGTTCTCATTGTTTGCTTTCTTTTCGTCCTCGttggtattttctttttttccttcaTTCATAAAGTATAAAACTCCCTCTTTATGATTTacatttcttttgttatttttaccttCTATCTTGTTGACAATTTCTTTTAACTTGTTaacctttttttcttcttttttttcatctttcttgCTATTTTCTTTTTCCTCCTTATAATCACTGTTTTTTTCCTTAACCTCtttttccttattatttttttctttttcattttcacttttattgtccttttttacttctttttcgTTGCTTTTGTCGCCTTCTActttataattactattttttattttattttcgttCTCATTCTTCTTATTTTCGTCCTCATCTTTCTTTTCGTCTAATctgtcatttttttctttatctttatttttatctttttctccTAATGTGTTGCTCGTATTGTTTTCTTCTTTCTTGTtgttcttattgtttttttctttgttcttatttttatcgCTATCTTCTTTTGGGTTATTTGAAtcgtttttttctttgttcttatttttatcgTTATCTTCTTTTGGAttgtttttatcgtttttttctttgttcttatttttatcgTTATCTTCTTTTGGGTTATTTGAAtcgtttttttctttgttcttatttttatcgTTATCTTCTTTTGGGTTATTTGAAtcgtttttttctttgttcttatttttatcgTTATCTTCTTTTGGGTTATTTGAAtcgtttttttctttgttcttatttttatcgTTATCTTCTTTTGGGTTATTTGAAtcgtttttttctttgttcttatttttatcgTTATCTTCTTTTGGGTTATTTGAAtcgtttttttctttgttcttatttttatcgTTATCTTCTTTTGGGTTATTTGAAtcgtttttttctttgttcGTATTTTTATCGTTATCTTCTTTTGGGTTATTTGAAtcgtttttttctttgttgttagTATTAGCATTTTCATCTTTTGGAttgtttttatcgtttttttctttgttgttagTTTTATCGTTATCTTCTTTTGGGTTGTTTTTATCgtatttttctttgttcttatttttatcgTTATCTTCTTTTgggttgtttttattgtttttttctttgttgttagTTTTATCGCTATCTTCTTTTGGGttgtttttatcgtttttttctttgttgttagTTTTATCGTTCTCTTCTTTTGGGttgtttttatcgtttttttctttgttgttagTTTTGTCGTTATCTTCTTTTGGGttgtttttatcgtttttttctttgttgttagTTTTGTCGTTATCTTCTTTTGGGTTGTTTTTATCGTTTCTTTCTTTATTGTTAGTTTTATCGTTCTCTTCTTTTGGGttgtttttatcgtttttttctTTGCTGTTAGTTTTATCGTTATCTTCTTTTGGGttgtttttatcgtttttttctTTGCTGTTAGTTTTATCGTTATATTCTTTTGGGTTGTTTTTATCGTTATCTTCTTGCTTCTCTGTactttctttatctttatctttatcACTGTTTTTACCTTTTTGCTCGTTAAGTTTATTGTTATCTTTTTCTTCATtctgatttttttcattattactgtttatttctttgtcttcttttttttcgtttttctttttatcatccttattttctaatttaaccTTCTCATGCGCAAGTATAGTATCAACAGCTAAGGGAAGCGTCGGATATATTTGGGAGTAACCAAGATTATGTAAGTACTCATCACTTGCATCGTACCAGCAGTTATAGCAATACCCATCCACAGAGTCTAATTGATTATGGTAAACATTATTTGTCGATAATGGCAACGCAGGCGCTATTTTATCTCCGTGTTCGTTAAAACCATTAGTCAAGTCAAGTATGTTGTTATTGTGCAAAATATGATGTGGATCATTTGTCACTAGATTTACATGCTGACTTTCTAATTGATGGATTTgaggatattttttatttgaaccgTAAGGTAATACATTATATTGGTAATTGGGAATTTTATCAACGCAGTGAACgccattttgattttgatgaaataGATTAGAACACAGTGGCAAAGGATTACTTTGATGTGGATTATTATAGTTAAAGTTATTGGTTGGATTATAGTTACTATTTAAATTGTATGCTAAATTAGAATCAAGATTTTTAGGTATCGTTTGAGCCACGTGACTATTGTAATCACGATTTTCAGGAAATATTGAAGGTCCATAGCTGTTAAAATACTGGTGTGAAGGAATTATTGGAGAAACATTGTTAAAACCGCGGTTTTTAGGAATCATTGGATTCACGTGACTGTTGTATTCAAGATGTTTAGGAATAATTTGACTCACATGGTTGTTATAATAATTGCTTGAAGGGATTGTTGGAACAGcatgattattataatattggTTTGTAGAAACTGTTTGGTCTACATAACTATGAAAGTTATGATTCGCAGGAACTATTGGATTCATGAGATTATAATCATGTTTTGTGGAAGTCATTGGAACCATAGGACTGTTATAACCATGATTAATTTGAATTATCGGTGACTCTTGACTGTTATAAAAACCATTATACCCTAATGATGGATAGGTAGAACGCTTCAAAAGTTCAACCGGTGTTTTTTTTGCATCAACTGTTTTAACCTTTGAATGCTTAGATTTGTGAGAAGAATTTTTAAGTCTCTTAGTAGGGAAAGAGTTCATAAATTGTAGAGTTGAAAGTGTTATCATGATGACGACATTGTAATACATTTTCCTAAAGAAaggaaagttaaaaattattgtataaacatgtatttttttaaattagttgttatcattactttattttatttttaaaaatacttctgAAAATCCCATTTATTCATTTCAGATTCTTATTGAGCCCAGACTAAAGAGATGATCTGAAATTTCAGATTTTTCTGTAATGGAAAGATGAAACAAGATAAATAGGTAAACTAATGGAAAgatgaaacaaaataaatagactaaaaactttattagctATTAAGTTGTCAAGTTTTAATGAATGCTTTTTCAAACTTGATTAAATActgatttttgttttcaacaacaaaaaatataggtATACAAAATAATCAACTAAAATTGATACAAATCAATCAAGTAAAcaaaggtaaaaataaatgaaaaaaattaaattgctgcggtataaagtaaaataagaaatttgaattagaaaaattcttaaaaagcgcgttaataattaagttaattacTATGCTAAATATGTTTTAGTGGAACTCCAAACTATGTATGTTGAACCTCAAAAATTTGTAGTGGTGGACGTCCAAGATATTTTTTGGTGAACCTCCAAAATTTGTTTTGGTGAACctctaaaatatgttttgtctcaaaaatgttttggtgACTTCAATACTGGTTACGTTGTAgctaaaatgttaatagtttttCTCGTGGTTATTTAAATAACCGTAAACACTTTTTAAGAAACCGTTTGCAACCGTAAcagtttgttttaaagtaatacCACAATCTCTATCAATTTACTATATATAGCTTGGGGAGGTCCTTAAGGCTTTAAATTAGACCCTTTcagattttaatttacattaattatcTCTTTAGTGCCTCTGATTTGATGACATTCATGTTTGCCGATAATACAAatcttattttatcttatagcgcatataacatttcaaaaaatgaacatggaattaaagaaatttgtgattgatttaaaataaataagttgtcaATAAGGATTGATAAAACAAAAGGGACACTTTTTCATCCATCTTTTAAAACGAAATTACAGTCTAATGACCcccttttttataaacaaaatgcaaataaaaagagaaataaatgTCAAGTTTTTAGGAGCCtatgttaattaaaatcttaCCTGGAAGtatcatatagaattttttgcaacaaagttgttaaaattataGGAATAATGTATAAAGCAAgatatgctttaaataaaacagtttagCACAATTATAACGGATGGTTATTAAAAATCCGGACTACCTTTAACTGACTTTTGAATGCCACAagttatgcatttttttcatgcttatatcctttttaaaacttaGAAAAGAGTGGAAAACATTGGTGCAGGGTGAGCATTGACGCAAAGGCAAATATTCagtcgtttaaaaaaaatctccacTTTTAAATGCATATTCCAAATGTTGTTTATAATCACTTCTTCCACAGAAGATATGGTTAGGTTTAAAGTTTTAGTTAACTGAAAATTTGTCTGTTGTTCATTTTGCcgctgttattttttttttttttttttttttttttattgtgctgAGTATGGTGGATAGGGAAACCTGTTGTTCCTAAGACCACTTTTTGCTTTAAGGCGTTTTTTGCGTAGTCTATTGAGTAAGTTTAAACCAttcaaacaatataatattCTCTCATATCTTGCTGAAAAATTATACTTAGGACTTTTTTTTCGCTTAACCAAGAAATATCTTTTTCCcgcgttttaaaaaaagaagtcaaTTGGTCAAAGGTACAACACGTACGTTGTACCTTTAACcgattgtctaaaaaaaaattaaaaaaatcaatccgTACAATCTCGCAAAGACTTGAGTATTGAAGTTACGATACTCAGTATTACTAAtagtattacttttttttttttaaataaaatcagttattataactatttagaTAAAGTCACAtgttttctttagtttttgttGGTCAAAGGTACAACATCCTAGTCTGGTCGAAGGTACACGAAATGGGTTTCTTTAACAACTATCGTCTTAATCCCCATTTACTGTAAGACATAATCATTTAAACTTttccataacaaaaaaatgatgttgAGTAATGTTTATAATGTCGTAGATGAAtcaaacaacaatttattacatttttaaaatcagaataAGATTAACACAAATATTAACTTGCTAAGAGCCAAATCTTATAATTACTTGTGGATCGATACCATCTATCCCAGGTATTATGTTTTACGGTAAGAAGAGTCGTCATTGACTCTTATTTCAAATGGCACTtcacgtttttaaaaaaaaataatagaaagcCGACAGAGTATAATGACCATAAGTTCGACGTGGTCGAAGGTACAACAGGTTCCCCAACGCTACATTTTTGAgtgtttattaatgttttatttactttaaacttaaatttaaacctaaacttgccaaaaaaaatttaaattttgaagaagttttaattacataaaaaaaatatttaactttgagGCACCCTCTGTTATAGGGTGAGCTTTGGTCCATTCAAATCAGGAAGCATTGGTACGAACTTTTAATATCtgttatttaaatcaaataaaatcaaatcaaatatattgcGAAATAAGTTATAATACCTCAGGTAAATTTGaaatagtacaagtactaatatTAAGTTAATACCTGAATATACAACATAACGTTATAGAGAATGatgaaaatagtaataataactgatatcaattatacaaattatggtattaataatttaaaattctccttctaattaaaaatattaatagaaggagaattttataaataaagacaaTAACAGCAGCAACAAAGTTTAGTAAATAATGACAGCAAAAACAAAGGTTTAGTACGGAGTAGAGAATAGTTGAATGAATggagataaataaattgatagataaataaagaatgtaaaaatattagcattaatattaatattaacaataaaatgaaaaatttaatgaaaatatttaaaatggcaGATTCAGAGGAATTAGATGTAGATggataataaagaattttaaattgttaaaaatataaaattaaaaactgaaagatcacaaattaatagaaatattatAGAAACTCAATATTAATttgtagaaatatttaattgtatgtttttagcaaattattaaaaacttgattttgaTTTCAGAGATTAAATTAAGAGCTTTCAGATCAGGAGCAAGGTCgaagacaactttttttgatgcttgAGCTATGCAAACTAAAACATGAAGAAAACTCCGTATTtatgtatattcatatatatgaggAATGAGGATGCTACGCAAAAAATTGCGGTGATTGGAGACTGGTAACAACAAAAAACCCAAAATTTAACCCCCTCCCCCCTCGCCTGctctttataaagtttacaccCCCCTCAAACTGAGAGGGCTTTAAACTTTATAAGATCATAAAAGCTTATcaacaaaagattattaaatcaaatttgatattcgtcaataaatataaatcatgttcaagattgaaaaaaaaaaacaaatttgattcCTTGCCCTCCTCTTTGGGGCTGGGAGGGGCTAACGTCTTGGGGTTTTTGTTGTTCCCAGTCTCCAATCAATCGAAGAGGATAGTGACAATTTGTACTTGTATAGAAATTGTTGAATAATAGGGTAAGGTTTTTATGAAGATAATTCCAGACAAATTGGCAGTTAAGAAATACTACAAGGTcacttaattttaatatattggaAATTAAATATAGCCCAttagattaaaagttattatactgaaaatatttttttgttcagaCTTTATTTTGGAGATGGGACAAccttaaaaagatttgtttatgGGATTGTCCCCATACTTGACATGCATATCTTAGATGGGACTCAAAAAtagcataatatatatttagcagAGTTTCTAGGTTTACATAATAGCGGACTTTGGCTAGCATTCCATTAGATCACCTGAGTTTCATAGCTAAGTCATTTAGATGGCCTTGAAAAGAAAGATTAGAATCAATTTTAATCAcaagatatttaatagattGTAAAGGATAAATTTTTTCTCGGCTTAGCCtgaaattttagtgcttattAATTGGTGCCAGACTGGATTTAAAGATTATCAGCTCTGTTTTTAAAGAATTGAGAGGAAGTTTATCAGAAACAAGCTACTGAACAAGATTTCTGAGATCAcgattaatatatttgttaatttcgTTAAGTGATTTGTCAACCAGTAGCATGTTAGTATcattagcaaaataaaattttgttgatgATACTAACATATTGAggtaagtttaagaaaaatgtaGGTATGCTATTAGGTCCATAACTTTTATCACTTGTAAGAGCATTATTAATAAGATTAGATACCCCATCTTCACTCACAGGATCAATAAAGAAAGAATTAGCATTAGGAAAATTAAGAAAGTCACTACAAATACCTTTTAATGGCATGATTTCATTGAGTAGTTTTTCacgaatagaaaaaaaataattattaaatatatttgaaacagtGGCATGGTCTGTGATTATATTTTCATTCAGATTTAACTGAGTAGGTGTTTTATGTAATGAtgctttaatatttatgatatctTTTATGCCTttccatgtattttttatgttgttcatgttgttattaaaataagttatgtattatgatattttactactttttaataagttgctaattttatttctaaagaatttaaattttgtgaaaagTTCGTTTTTAGTATTAATGTTCTTACatcttgcaaattttttatagagtttGTTTTTTACAGAAACAGACTTAAGTATGCATTTAGAGATCCAgcgtttatatttaattttgatttaatttttagtcaAAGTTTTATAGGGAGCACATTGGTATAAAAccctattaaatatttttaaaaattgattgaagAGATTCATTattaatgttatcttttttaattataagctcCGAGTTGattttagaagtttttaaatacattttctgGGGTCAAATTTTTTTAGGCATCGTCTagaaatattaactttatttggtTGGCTGTTTGTGACAG
This window contains:
- the LOC105844039 gene encoding uncharacterized protein MAL13P1.304 codes for the protein MYYNVVIMITLSTLQFMNSFPTKRLKNSSHKSKHSKVKTVDAKKTPVELLKRSTYPSLGYNGFYNSQESPIIQINHGYNSPMVPMTSTKHDYNLMNPIVPANHNFHSYVDQTVSTNQYYNNHAVPTIPSSNYYNNHVSQIIPKHLEYNSHVNPMIPKNRGFNNVSPIIPSHQYFNSYGPSIFPENRDYNSHVAQTIPKNLDSNLAYNLNSNYNPTNNFNYNNPHQSNPLPLCSNLFHQNQNGVHCVDKIPNYQYNVLPYGSNKKYPQIHQLESQHVNLVTNDPHHILHNNNILDLTNGFNEHGDKIAPALPLSTNNVYHNQLDSVDGYCYNCWYDASDEYLHNLGYSQIYPTLPLAVDTILAHEKVKLENKDDKKKNEKKEDKEINSNNEKNQNEEKDNNKLNEQKGKNSDKDKDKESTEKQEDNDKNNPKEYNDKTNSKEKNDKNNPKEDNDKTNSKEKNDKNNPKEENDKTNNKERNDKNNPKEDNDKTNNKEKNDKNNPKEDNDKTNNKEKNDKNNPKEENDKTNNKEKNDKNNPKEDSDKTNNKEKNNKNNPKEDNDKNKNKEKYDKNNPKEDNDKTNNKEKNDKNNPKDENANTNNKEKNDSNNPKEDNDKNTNKEKNDSNNPKEDNDKNKNKEKNDSNNPKEDNDKNKNKEKNDSNNPKEDNDKNKNKEKNDSNNPKEDNDKNKNKEKNDSNNPKEDNDKNKNKEKNDSNNPKEDNDKNKNKEKNDKNNPKEDNDKNKNKEKNDSNNPKEDSDKNKNKEKNNKNNKKEENNTSNTLGEKDKNKDKEKNDRLDEKKDEDENKKNENENKIKNSNYKVEGDKSNEKEVKKDNKSENEKEKNNKEKEVKEKNSDYKEEKENSKKDEKKEEKKVNKLKEIVNKIEGKNNKRNVNHKEGVLYFMNEGKKENTNEDEKKANNENSNEKEKSEEKNKEENVDIKKELDEKNQKNNENEKNKVNEKNYEKEISFENEKKRENESTNVDNINEEKQGNNIKEVKKEKNEDKKGNDENKKENNEDKTENGEDKKENNKDKKENNEEKKENDDTKKENNEDKTENGEDKKENNKDKKENNEEKKENDDTKKENNEDKTENGEDKKENNKDKKENNEEKKENDEKKKENNEDKTENGEDKKEKNEEKKENDEKKKENNEDKTENGEDKKEKNEDKKENNEDKKENNEDKKEDDGKINEDSEDKNKKDSDNKENENNIKKEEKKEINKIKEDKNVNNENKKEKSDNKKEENKTKEEGMKKVCNFKEETKEKHFEEEKKENNDKKENDDSKKEENNIEKEEKNETINIDKERNLNNEDKKEINDIRKEERPIEKEERNETNKIEEEKKESNTDKKENHDNKKEESNIKEEERNETSNSEKEKKVNNEVNEENDNKKKEENLTEKEDKKKANNIREEKKVNNENKQENNYNKNEDIEKEEKNKTNKIEEEINEYNKDKKENDDNKKEENTIEKDEKNKVNNNEEEKKENNEDEKENNDNKKEESKNEEKKQTNEINGREEQINETNKKDEK